The following coding sequences lie in one Mycobacterium sp. DL440 genomic window:
- a CDS encoding SDR family NAD(P)-dependent oxidoreductase → MTALTGKVVVVTGASRGIGKGIALALGEAGATVYVTGRSTSGAQHELPGTVDETSDEITRRGGTGIAVQVDHGNDNQVAALFDQIRSEQGRLDILVNNAFALPEDLTQPRGFWEKPLSNWQMIDVGVRSNFVAAHHAARIMVPQRSGLIVATSGYVGVTYTYGVVFGLCKAAVDRMARDMAIELQPHRVASVSLWQGLTMTERARRNLAVTPEMTESIVTNPAMSSSPEFPGRVIRALATDPSLMDLSGGTFITAELAQRYGITDIDGKTVPSLRAERGSPIWEPITEDEHGR, encoded by the coding sequence ATGACCGCGCTGACAGGCAAAGTCGTGGTGGTCACCGGCGCGAGCCGCGGCATCGGCAAAGGCATCGCCCTGGCATTGGGCGAAGCCGGCGCAACGGTGTACGTAACTGGCCGCTCGACATCCGGCGCGCAGCACGAACTGCCGGGAACGGTCGATGAGACATCCGACGAGATAACACGGCGAGGCGGCACGGGAATCGCTGTGCAGGTCGACCATGGCAACGACAACCAGGTCGCGGCGCTGTTCGACCAGATCCGGTCTGAGCAAGGCCGCCTGGATATCCTCGTCAACAACGCCTTCGCTCTCCCCGAGGATCTCACCCAACCCCGAGGATTCTGGGAGAAGCCACTATCCAACTGGCAGATGATCGACGTCGGAGTGCGATCGAATTTCGTTGCAGCGCACCATGCTGCGCGGATCATGGTCCCGCAGAGATCCGGGCTGATCGTGGCTACCTCCGGCTACGTCGGCGTCACCTATACCTACGGCGTGGTCTTCGGCCTGTGCAAGGCGGCCGTCGACCGGATGGCACGGGACATGGCCATCGAACTGCAGCCACACCGCGTGGCATCGGTGTCGTTGTGGCAGGGCCTGACTATGACCGAACGAGCTCGGCGCAATCTGGCCGTTACTCCGGAAATGACCGAATCGATCGTCACGAATCCGGCCATGAGTTCTTCGCCGGAGTTCCCCGGAAGGGTCATCCGTGCGCTGGCGACCGACCCAAGCCTGATGGATCTGTCCGGCGGAACGTTCATCACTGCCGAGCTCGCACAGCGCTACGGCATCACCGACATCGACGGAAAGACAGTGCCGTCACTACGGGCTGAACGGGGATCCCCGATCTGGGAGCCCATCACGGAGGACGAACATGGACGTTGA
- a CDS encoding YifB family Mg chelatase-like AAA ATPase, with the protein MGLGRAYSVAVRGVAGVIVEIEADITSGLPSVNLVGLPDTALQESRDRVRAAITNCGNTWPMSRLTLALSPATLRKVGSVYDVALAAAVLSAHTKTAWARLEKTVLLGELALDGRVRPVHGVLPAVLAAKNEGWPTVVVPVDNLAEASLVDGIEVCGVTTLRQLQAWLDGKGDLPARVSAPGRAPEAAADLADVVGQAQARYAVEVAAAGSHHLMLTGPPGIGKTMLAQRLPGLLPPLSSAESLEVTGIHSVAGLLAGDTPLITRPPFVAPHHTSSVAALVGGGSGYARPGAVSRAHRGVLFLDEFAEMGSSALEALRTPLEDGEIRLARRDGVACYPARFQLVLAANLCPCAPPKSVDCVCSAQARLRYRGKLSGPLVDRVDLRVELYPVSAGAFTPPQAGESSAVVRERVAAARLAAQERWKPYGIGTNAEVGGPLLRREFRLPKAAMEPLRSALDRGVISMRGADRSLRVAWTLADLAGRSMPAREDVATALSFRQAGVV; encoded by the coding sequence ATGGGTTTGGGCAGAGCCTATTCGGTGGCCGTGCGTGGGGTGGCGGGTGTGATCGTGGAGATCGAGGCCGATATCACCTCAGGGCTGCCCAGCGTGAACCTGGTGGGACTTCCCGACACCGCTTTGCAGGAATCGCGGGATCGGGTACGGGCCGCCATCACCAACTGCGGAAACACGTGGCCGATGTCGCGTCTGACCTTGGCGTTGTCCCCGGCCACGTTGCGCAAGGTCGGTTCGGTCTACGACGTGGCCTTGGCCGCGGCGGTGCTGTCAGCGCACACCAAGACTGCTTGGGCGCGGCTGGAGAAGACGGTGCTGCTCGGTGAACTCGCTCTCGACGGCCGGGTCCGTCCGGTGCACGGCGTGTTGCCGGCTGTACTGGCCGCCAAGAACGAGGGTTGGCCGACGGTGGTGGTGCCGGTCGACAACTTGGCCGAGGCCAGCCTTGTCGACGGCATCGAGGTGTGCGGTGTAACAACCTTGCGGCAACTGCAGGCCTGGCTCGACGGCAAGGGTGACCTACCGGCACGGGTCTCGGCGCCGGGGCGTGCCCCGGAGGCGGCGGCGGATCTCGCCGACGTCGTCGGGCAGGCCCAGGCCCGCTACGCCGTTGAGGTGGCGGCCGCGGGCTCCCATCATTTGATGCTCACCGGTCCGCCCGGGATTGGTAAAACGATGTTGGCGCAACGCCTTCCGGGTCTGTTGCCGCCGTTGTCGTCTGCGGAATCGCTTGAGGTGACAGGGATTCATTCGGTGGCGGGGTTGTTGGCGGGGGATACCCCATTGATCACGCGGCCGCCGTTTGTGGCTCCGCACCACACCTCCAGCGTGGCCGCTCTCGTCGGAGGTGGAAGTGGCTACGCCCGTCCCGGAGCCGTCAGTCGCGCCCACCGGGGTGTGTTGTTTCTCGACGAATTCGCCGAAATGGGCTCGAGTGCTCTGGAAGCACTGCGAACCCCATTGGAAGACGGCGAGATCCGGCTGGCTCGCCGGGATGGGGTGGCGTGTTATCCGGCCCGCTTCCAACTGGTTCTGGCGGCGAACTTGTGCCCGTGCGCACCACCCAAATCGGTCGACTGCGTCTGTTCGGCTCAGGCCAGGCTGCGGTATAGGGGCAAGCTGTCGGGGCCATTGGTAGACCGTGTCGACTTGCGGGTGGAGTTGTACCCGGTCAGCGCCGGAGCGTTCACGCCCCCGCAGGCCGGTGAGTCCAGCGCCGTGGTGCGTGAACGCGTTGCAGCCGCGCGCCTCGCCGCTCAGGAACGGTGGAAACCGTATGGGATCGGTACCAATGCCGAGGTCGGCGGTCCGTTGCTGCGGCGCGAATTCCGATTGCCCAAAGCCGCCATGGAGCCGCTGCGGTCCGCACTCGACCGCGGGGTGATCAGCATGCGCGGCGCCGACAGGAGTTTGAGGGTTGCCTGGACTTTGGCCGATCTGGCCGGGCGGTCCATGCCGGCTCGCGAGGACGTCGCCACGGCGTTGAGCTTCCGCCAGGCCGGGGTCGTGTGA
- a CDS encoding YraN family protein, which translates to MSYLTRAEIGALGEQLAVEHLAAQGLRTLTRNWRCRYGELDVIVEEVATNTVVFVEVKTRTGDGFGGLAEAVTPQKVRRIRRLAALWLAEQGVRFAALRIDVIGVRVGRRREPELTHLKGVG; encoded by the coding sequence ATGAGTTATTTGACACGGGCCGAGATCGGCGCACTGGGTGAACAGCTGGCCGTCGAGCATTTGGCGGCGCAGGGGTTGCGCACGTTGACGCGCAATTGGCGCTGCCGCTACGGCGAGCTCGACGTGATCGTCGAAGAGGTCGCCACCAACACGGTGGTGTTCGTCGAGGTGAAGACCCGTACCGGGGACGGTTTCGGTGGGCTGGCCGAGGCGGTGACGCCGCAGAAGGTGCGCCGCATCCGACGACTGGCGGCACTGTGGCTGGCCGAGCAGGGGGTCCGCTTCGCCGCACTGCGTATCGATGTGATCGGGGTACGCGTCGGTCGCCGCCGAGAACCGGAACTGACCCACCTGAAGGGGGTGGGCTGA
- a CDS encoding spirocyclase AveC family protein, with amino-acid sequence MKPSISAKEPVTNRTTSPPTDSRWKAPLCWAIVAALAVFVLVTAQKHGAASPENQNPDGVGKPPPVVPLWSGIDFVFWGQVLGAALLLITIAASILVWRRHPGHPVILMILASSTLFWWDPINNWAIGLVYNPNLWHFPRNWPWLNISPVIEPLTSVIYAPYVLLPYFLAMPVLRAIQRRRGPEAFVWRHPLISIGALTFVIGAIWDAAQEILLTRTQFLTYSHVVEFGSIDVGKNSQFPLLMASVLITVIMIPASILLYRDDTGKSQADKIAQRLRLFAGHPKLATFLVMAVVVNVAMMSFSSAFWLARTTGAASSVACPWPYPQAKTWDPRGYYESQGAPGPFTAGKASSWQIAQPEGRPTNITVESDRCNPQ; translated from the coding sequence ATGAAGCCGTCCATTTCTGCCAAGGAGCCCGTCACCAACCGCACGACGTCGCCACCGACCGATTCCCGCTGGAAGGCTCCGCTCTGTTGGGCGATCGTCGCCGCGCTGGCCGTCTTCGTCCTGGTGACTGCACAGAAGCATGGAGCGGCATCACCGGAGAATCAGAACCCAGACGGCGTGGGCAAGCCGCCGCCGGTGGTGCCGCTGTGGTCCGGCATCGACTTTGTGTTCTGGGGCCAGGTCTTGGGTGCGGCGCTCCTGCTCATCACCATCGCCGCCTCGATTCTGGTCTGGCGCCGCCATCCCGGGCATCCGGTCATTCTCATGATCCTGGCCTCCAGCACGCTGTTCTGGTGGGACCCGATCAACAACTGGGCAATCGGTCTGGTGTACAACCCGAATCTCTGGCACTTCCCTCGGAATTGGCCGTGGCTCAACATCTCTCCGGTTATCGAACCGTTGACCTCAGTCATCTACGCGCCCTACGTCCTGCTTCCCTATTTCCTGGCCATGCCGGTCCTGCGGGCCATTCAACGACGCCGCGGCCCGGAAGCCTTCGTCTGGCGTCACCCGTTGATCTCGATCGGCGCGCTGACGTTCGTCATCGGCGCCATCTGGGATGCTGCGCAGGAGATCCTGCTCACCCGTACGCAGTTCCTCACCTATAGCCATGTCGTCGAGTTCGGCTCGATCGATGTGGGCAAGAACAGTCAGTTCCCACTATTGATGGCCAGCGTGCTCATCACGGTCATCATGATCCCGGCGTCGATCTTGCTCTATCGCGATGACACCGGAAAATCCCAGGCAGACAAGATTGCCCAGCGGCTGCGCCTGTTTGCGGGTCACCCGAAGTTGGCTACCTTCCTGGTGATGGCGGTCGTGGTGAATGTCGCGATGATGAGCTTCAGCTCAGCGTTCTGGCTGGCACGCACGACTGGTGCGGCATCCAGTGTGGCCTGTCCGTGGCCATACCCCCAGGCCAAGACCTGGGATCCCCGCGGCTATTACGAATCGCAAGGGGCCCCAGGACCATTCACCGCGGGAAAGGCCAGCTCGTGGCAGATCGCACAACCCGAGGGTCGGCCGACGAATATCACCGTGGAGTCCGACCGCTGCAATCCGCAGTGA
- a CDS encoding TetR/AcrR family transcriptional regulator has translation MGTEVEDAVGPATTRRRMLDAAMQLFLTYSFAGTSLQMIADELGLTKAAIYYHFRTREQLLIALMEPIFSQIATVVEIAERKRTVRARAESMLVGYADIVARNRNLVPVTTFDPSVRAVLRNHPEWAALIDRQIALLAATDTPDRGTVNAAVVLTGLAGGAATADRRIDDEALRSQLIDSGRRAMGFVDMPASH, from the coding sequence ATGGGCACAGAGGTTGAGGACGCCGTCGGACCGGCGACGACTCGGCGCCGGATGTTGGACGCGGCCATGCAACTGTTCCTCACGTACAGCTTCGCCGGGACTTCCCTGCAGATGATCGCCGACGAACTCGGCCTGACAAAGGCTGCGATCTACTACCACTTCCGCACCCGCGAACAACTGCTGATCGCACTGATGGAGCCCATTTTCAGCCAGATCGCCACGGTGGTCGAAATCGCAGAACGCAAGCGAACCGTGCGAGCCCGCGCTGAATCGATGCTCGTCGGTTATGCCGACATCGTCGCCAGAAACCGGAACTTGGTTCCCGTCACCACCTTCGACCCGAGCGTGCGCGCCGTATTGCGGAATCATCCCGAATGGGCGGCGCTGATCGACCGCCAGATCGCACTGCTGGCGGCGACTGACACGCCTGATCGGGGAACAGTTAATGCCGCCGTCGTTCTCACCGGCCTTGCCGGGGGTGCTGCCACCGCGGACCGGCGTATCGACGATGAGGCCCTGCGATCCCAACTGATCGACTCAGGCCGGCGCGCAATGGGATTCGTCGATATGCCCGCCAGCCATTGA
- a CDS encoding TauD/TfdA family dioxygenase, with protein MPHFPKPSEGPLTQLNTRDIKPRIGTEILADKAALLSGAFAAELRELLEQRGVLVFPQISFTDDEQVAFTETLGVFAPERTGESVYNVTLDTNVNSSADYLRGSLYWHIDGTMNDVPIRASLLSSRVLPSDGGGDTEFCNTYAAYDGLSDDDQAALDQLTVMHSAWNSLFYFEPEPTLKHLQAMMRIGDKELPLVWTHRSGRKSLVLGCTARHVVDMDYRRSAELLVRLRDWATQPELVYRHQWSVGDLVIWDNTGTMHRAMPYNPDSGRLLTRTKLVGEEAFT; from the coding sequence ATGCCGCACTTTCCCAAGCCGTCCGAGGGGCCCTTGACGCAGCTGAACACTCGCGATATCAAGCCACGCATCGGAACCGAGATCCTCGCAGACAAAGCGGCGCTGCTCAGCGGTGCCTTTGCCGCCGAACTCCGAGAACTTCTCGAACAACGTGGCGTGCTGGTGTTCCCGCAAATCAGTTTCACCGACGATGAACAGGTCGCGTTCACCGAGACACTTGGCGTGTTCGCGCCCGAACGCACCGGAGAATCGGTGTACAACGTCACCCTGGACACCAACGTGAATAGTTCTGCCGACTATCTCAGGGGCTCGCTGTACTGGCATATCGACGGAACCATGAACGATGTTCCGATCCGAGCGTCGCTGCTCTCCAGTCGGGTATTGCCCAGTGACGGCGGCGGTGACACCGAGTTCTGCAACACCTATGCGGCCTACGATGGCCTGTCCGACGACGATCAGGCGGCGCTTGATCAGCTGACGGTGATGCATTCGGCGTGGAACTCATTGTTCTACTTCGAACCCGAACCCACCCTCAAGCATTTGCAAGCCATGATGCGCATCGGCGACAAGGAATTGCCGCTGGTGTGGACCCACCGGTCAGGCCGCAAATCGCTGGTCCTGGGCTGTACCGCCCGGCATGTCGTCGACATGGATTACCGCAGGAGTGCCGAGCTTCTGGTGCGGTTGCGCGACTGGGCAACTCAACCCGAACTCGTCTACCGCCACCAATGGTCCGTCGGCGACCTGGTGATCTGGGACAACACCGGCACCATGCACCGTGCGATGCCCTACAACCCGGACTCCGGTCGGTTGCTCACCCGGACCAAACTCGTGGGTGAGGAGGCGTTCACCTGA
- a CDS encoding MarR family winged helix-turn-helix transcriptional regulator, which translates to MADTIGAADDGDIVDFLGAATDIRRMISTLTTPVAREYGISERALGIIFLVHAGLDRPGLLIDYLNVLPSTITSDIDKLVAADLLRRSPSNDDRRVTRIEVTPRGAAAQRESLRQLHDFFRAKAAGVALEELHSCISTLRKLSGVPQSSVPNPMRKADDVR; encoded by the coding sequence GTGGCCGACACCATTGGAGCTGCAGACGACGGCGACATCGTCGACTTCCTCGGCGCTGCAACGGACATCCGACGCATGATTTCAACCCTCACCACGCCGGTCGCACGCGAGTACGGGATCTCGGAACGCGCCCTGGGCATCATTTTTCTGGTCCATGCCGGCCTCGACCGTCCCGGATTGCTGATCGACTATCTCAACGTGTTGCCGAGCACTATCACTTCGGACATCGACAAACTGGTCGCCGCGGACCTGCTACGCCGGTCGCCATCGAATGACGACCGGCGCGTCACCCGAATCGAGGTGACGCCGCGAGGCGCAGCCGCCCAGCGGGAGTCATTGCGCCAACTGCACGACTTTTTCCGCGCCAAGGCGGCGGGCGTGGCCCTCGAAGAACTCCACTCTTGCATCTCCACGCTGCGCAAGCTCAGCGGCGTTCCGCAGTCGTCGGTTCCCAACCCGATGCGCAAGGCTGACGACGTTCGCTGA
- a CDS encoding TetR/AcrR family transcriptional regulator — translation MTEADHRSYHHGDLRTAAVAAAISEVEEVGVSAASMRRIARRAGVSHAALAHHFTDKTGLFTAVAAEGFRRMAAAIGPVASGELGFLAGGAEYVRFALENRGFYEVAFRPYLCHQNDPDLLQARTAAFDILYGSARRSLISTHEPDTITDADVASLVIAGWSMSHGLATLQATDNLADRPPGDILRGVELLASLLKTGE, via the coding sequence ATGACCGAAGCCGATCACAGGTCGTACCACCATGGCGATCTGCGCACTGCAGCCGTGGCCGCAGCGATCTCCGAGGTCGAGGAAGTCGGCGTCTCGGCGGCCTCCATGCGCAGGATCGCCCGGCGGGCGGGCGTGTCGCACGCGGCGCTTGCCCACCACTTCACCGACAAGACCGGACTGTTCACTGCCGTTGCCGCAGAGGGGTTCAGGCGAATGGCGGCGGCAATCGGCCCGGTCGCGTCCGGAGAATTGGGGTTTCTGGCCGGAGGGGCTGAGTACGTGCGGTTCGCCCTCGAGAACCGCGGATTCTACGAGGTGGCGTTCCGTCCGTACCTCTGCCACCAGAACGACCCTGACCTCCTACAGGCGCGAACGGCAGCCTTCGACATTCTTTACGGCAGCGCCCGGCGAAGCCTCATCAGCACGCACGAGCCCGACACCATCACCGACGCCGATGTCGCGAGCCTCGTCATCGCCGGCTGGTCGATGTCTCACGGCCTGGCCACCCTGCAGGCGACCGACAACCTCGCCGACCGGCCGCCTGGCGACATCCTCCGCGGAGTGGAGCTGCTGGCCTCCCTTTTGAAGACCGGCGAGTGA
- a CDS encoding nuclear transport factor 2 family protein, with the protein MDVDRQSRLEALLDRQDIIDCLTRFSRGLDRFDRGLFLTAFHDAAVIAAGDFVGGPADLYEWARAMHEQGQIATQHHLLNHTCEIDSDTAHCETYYLFVARNRDDSNWMAGGRYFDRLVRSDPGWRIMLRTNVIEWSGMLPTMPMPFADVPDIAVNGQPARDRTDPSYQRPLRNLREHHIPHAN; encoded by the coding sequence ATGGACGTTGACCGACAGTCACGGCTCGAAGCGCTCCTTGACCGGCAAGACATCATTGATTGCCTTACCCGGTTCAGCCGCGGTCTCGACCGGTTCGACCGGGGCCTGTTTCTCACGGCATTCCACGACGCTGCCGTAATCGCCGCAGGCGATTTCGTCGGTGGGCCGGCCGATCTCTACGAGTGGGCCCGAGCCATGCACGAACAGGGACAGATCGCCACCCAGCACCATCTCCTCAACCACACCTGCGAAATCGACAGTGACACTGCGCATTGCGAGACCTACTACTTGTTCGTTGCCCGCAACCGCGACGATTCGAACTGGATGGCCGGCGGCAGATACTTCGACCGGCTGGTACGGAGCGACCCGGGATGGCGAATCATGCTTCGTACGAACGTTATCGAATGGTCGGGCATGCTACCGACCATGCCCATGCCCTTTGCCGACGTCCCTGACATCGCGGTGAACGGTCAGCCTGCCCGCGACCGGACCGACCCGTCCTATCAGCGACCGCTACGCAACCTTCGGGAACATCACATCCCGCACGCGAACTGA
- a CDS encoding NAD(P)/FAD-dependent oxidoreductase, protein MESFDVVVVGGRCAGSALATYLARAGMRVCLVDKANFPSETPSTHVIQPRGVAILDELGVLGPVLTHGAVQLDRFSLVNDDVRIDGVLDDGFACPGLNARRTILDQELQQGAIRSGVEVRNGCRVTGIRMSGERVIGVETADGSLGADLVVGADGCRSVVAEAVGAHKYLVKPPGRVPVWGYFTAGPQEPRLRIARKGNLAFLASPTDSSLYMAGLAVDHADAHDFNRNREANFRDALRAWPELDEIVRGAERVGPLRVMMNWHSYFRESAGPGWVLVGDAGHFKDFTPAQGIADALCQAKSLSTVIQATMGRAVAQDEALYRWWRHRDRRSYDMYWLAMQMGRPGPSSPLITEVLRRISCDPNGATTLLKVLNRDVLSDKLFTVGRLLAATYTTLWNHPGRRRATFAEIGALLAAEVDKRRAPLRSSTTRCG, encoded by the coding sequence ATGGAATCCTTCGACGTCGTGGTGGTCGGCGGGCGCTGCGCCGGTTCGGCGCTCGCCACCTATCTGGCGCGGGCGGGTATGCGGGTCTGCCTCGTCGACAAGGCGAACTTTCCGAGCGAGACGCCGTCGACTCACGTGATCCAGCCCCGTGGGGTCGCGATCCTCGACGAACTGGGCGTGTTGGGTCCGGTGCTGACGCACGGTGCGGTGCAGTTGGACCGCTTCAGCCTGGTGAATGACGATGTGCGCATCGACGGGGTCCTCGATGATGGATTCGCCTGCCCCGGCCTCAACGCGCGCCGGACGATCCTCGATCAGGAATTGCAACAAGGGGCCATTCGCTCAGGTGTCGAGGTGAGGAACGGATGCCGCGTGACCGGTATCCGCATGTCTGGCGAGAGAGTGATCGGTGTCGAGACTGCGGACGGGTCGCTGGGCGCCGACCTCGTGGTGGGTGCCGACGGCTGCAGGTCGGTGGTCGCCGAGGCTGTGGGCGCGCACAAGTATCTGGTCAAACCACCCGGGCGGGTCCCGGTCTGGGGCTACTTCACTGCCGGGCCTCAGGAACCTCGGCTGCGGATCGCGCGTAAGGGCAATCTGGCATTCTTAGCCAGCCCAACGGATTCGAGCCTGTACATGGCCGGGCTCGCCGTCGACCATGCCGACGCCCATGACTTCAATCGGAACCGAGAAGCCAATTTTCGCGACGCCCTTCGCGCCTGGCCCGAGCTTGACGAGATCGTCCGCGGCGCCGAGCGCGTCGGGCCGTTGCGGGTGATGATGAACTGGCACAGTTATTTTCGGGAATCGGCGGGACCGGGGTGGGTGCTCGTCGGTGACGCGGGGCATTTCAAGGATTTCACTCCGGCGCAGGGCATCGCCGACGCGCTGTGCCAGGCGAAGTCACTGTCGACCGTCATCCAGGCGACGATGGGCAGGGCCGTCGCGCAGGACGAGGCCCTGTACCGCTGGTGGCGTCACCGCGACCGCAGATCCTATGACATGTACTGGCTCGCAATGCAGATGGGCCGGCCCGGCCCTTCGTCACCGTTGATCACCGAGGTGCTTCGGCGAATCTCCTGCGACCCGAACGGTGCTACCACCCTCCTGAAGGTCCTCAACCGGGACGTTCTCTCTGACAAGCTGTTCACCGTCGGGCGACTGCTCGCAGCGACGTACACCACCCTCTGGAATCATCCGGGCCGGAGACGAGCTACGTTCGCCGAGATCGGTGCTCTACTCGCGGCGGAGGTCGACAAACGCCGCGCTCCACTGCGGTCATCGACGACCCGTTGCGGTTGA
- a CDS encoding nuclear transport factor 2 family protein has product MNSLTHELSQLLDREKIRDCLARLARGEDRRNAELISRAYWPGAIVDLGIFSGTLEKYLDWVVPGSPDIPVTQHVLGQILIDLHDETALVETPVLAYHRTITRGTERDLVIGGRYLDWMDSVSGDWRIAKRTMLYDWCQDLGTSADWSAGLMGMPFDIDSYAGRATKDPSEGFLGDRWPYHHTSDVAE; this is encoded by the coding sequence ATGAACAGCCTCACGCATGAACTCTCACAACTGCTGGATCGGGAAAAGATCCGGGACTGCCTGGCCCGGCTGGCCCGCGGTGAAGACCGCCGCAATGCCGAACTCATCTCCAGAGCGTACTGGCCCGGCGCGATCGTCGACCTCGGCATCTTCTCCGGGACGCTCGAGAAGTATCTCGATTGGGTCGTACCGGGATCACCGGACATCCCTGTCACACAACATGTTCTGGGGCAGATCCTGATCGATCTGCATGATGAAACCGCCCTGGTGGAGACTCCCGTGCTGGCCTATCACCGGACGATTACGCGCGGCACAGAACGAGACTTGGTCATCGGAGGCCGGTATCTGGACTGGATGGACAGCGTCAGCGGCGACTGGCGCATCGCCAAGCGCACCATGCTCTATGACTGGTGTCAGGATCTGGGCACGTCGGCGGATTGGTCAGCCGGCCTGATGGGTATGCCGTTCGACATCGACAGCTACGCCGGCCGGGCCACCAAAGATCCAAGTGAGGGCTTCCTCGGCGACCGATGGCCCTACCACCACACCAGTGATGTTGCGGAATGA
- a CDS encoding GMC family oxidoreductase translates to MKRARVTKASAGLEAADYVVVGSGSAGAIVARRLADTGAAVTLIESGRRRRGPLVTVPGMCGAIHAASALQRLVTWPAYSVPQPHMKGRKLPQSHGRILGGGSVINGMAFVRGNRQNYDDWAADGAQGWGFSEVLPSFRRLESFEDGPSDLRGGDGPIAVERAAGLASVTESYMVALAATAGVGMNDDYNGAQQTGVAPLQQSAGAGRRVGTDRGYLSDAPPNLRVLTGATATRVMVEGGRAVGVELVAGRGRRPIEPARATREVIISAGALGSPRLLMLSGIGHAAHLREHGIEVITDLPVGDNLHDHLFVPMSYRARGGRSASPFSFAGAAVRECLRPRSTYLAHTLFEAVAFVDSGVRTGTGVPDLQMFILPMSYPENQDDPGLHLAAESSSSLTLMPTMIYPESRGTVRLASTDPFTAPLIDPNYLAEPRDLATLVAGMELVRETLAHQAIAGEVGREVLPGSDQTGGDLAEFVRRNASGVYHPVGTCRMGTDERAVVDPALRVRGVMGLRVADASIMPSIVGGNTNAAAMMIGERAAELIIGV, encoded by the coding sequence ATGAAGCGAGCACGGGTGACCAAGGCGTCCGCCGGGTTGGAGGCGGCGGACTATGTCGTCGTGGGGTCGGGGAGTGCCGGGGCGATCGTCGCCCGGCGCCTGGCCGACACCGGCGCGGCGGTCACCTTGATCGAGTCGGGACGCCGGCGGCGTGGTCCGCTGGTCACGGTGCCGGGCATGTGTGGGGCCATCCACGCAGCTTCGGCCCTGCAGCGGTTGGTGACCTGGCCCGCATACAGCGTGCCGCAACCACACATGAAGGGCCGCAAGCTTCCGCAGTCCCACGGCCGGATACTCGGCGGGGGCAGCGTGATCAATGGGATGGCCTTTGTCCGCGGCAATCGGCAGAACTATGACGACTGGGCTGCCGATGGGGCGCAGGGCTGGGGATTCTCCGAGGTGCTGCCGTCCTTCCGGCGGCTGGAGAGCTTTGAGGACGGTCCCAGCGATCTGCGTGGTGGTGATGGTCCAATCGCGGTCGAACGGGCGGCGGGCCTGGCCAGCGTCACCGAAAGCTACATGGTCGCGCTGGCGGCGACCGCCGGAGTTGGCATGAACGACGACTACAACGGAGCCCAGCAAACCGGGGTGGCGCCACTACAGCAGAGCGCTGGCGCCGGTCGTCGAGTGGGCACCGATCGCGGTTATCTATCGGACGCGCCCCCGAATTTGCGGGTGCTTACCGGCGCTACCGCGACCCGGGTGATGGTGGAGGGCGGTCGCGCCGTGGGCGTGGAGTTGGTCGCGGGCCGTGGCCGGCGACCGATCGAGCCTGCGCGCGCCACCCGCGAGGTGATCATCAGCGCCGGGGCGCTCGGTTCGCCGCGGCTTCTGATGCTCTCCGGTATCGGCCATGCAGCTCACTTGCGGGAGCATGGGATTGAGGTGATCACCGATCTGCCGGTCGGTGACAACCTGCACGATCATCTGTTTGTGCCGATGTCCTATCGGGCCCGCGGTGGGCGCAGTGCGTCGCCGTTCAGTTTCGCCGGCGCAGCGGTCCGTGAATGTCTGCGTCCTCGGTCGACGTATCTGGCGCACACTCTGTTCGAGGCCGTGGCTTTCGTCGACAGCGGCGTGCGGACGGGCACTGGTGTTCCGGACCTGCAGATGTTCATCCTTCCGATGAGCTATCCCGAGAATCAGGACGATCCGGGCCTACACCTGGCCGCTGAGTCGTCATCGTCGTTGACGCTCATGCCGACGATGATCTATCCGGAGAGCCGCGGAACCGTACGACTGGCCTCGACGGATCCGTTCACCGCTCCGCTGATAGATCCCAATTACTTGGCCGAGCCTCGCGATCTGGCGACCCTGGTGGCCGGCATGGAGCTTGTCCGGGAGACGTTGGCGCACCAGGCGATCGCGGGCGAGGTGGGCCGCGAGGTGCTGCCCGGTTCGGATCAGACCGGCGGGGACCTCGCGGAGTTCGTGCGGCGAAACGCCTCGGGCGTGTATCACCCGGTCGGGACGTGCCGCATGGGTACCGACGAACGTGCAGTTGTCGATCCCGCGCTGCGGGTGCGGGGCGTGATGGGACTCCGCGTGGCTGATGCATCGATCATGCCGAGCATCGTCGGTGGCAATACGAACGCCGCTGCGATGATGATCGGGGAGCGAGCTGCCGAACTGATCATCGGAGTGTGA